In Caproiciproducens sp. NJN-50, the following are encoded in one genomic region:
- a CDS encoding GerAB/ArcD/ProY family transporter, with the protein MNKTDISAKQMEATVALYLVGSSLVSGGSTRAQQDTWFCMLAAIILIIPLAWVHSRILQLYPGQDYFQNIFLALGRPAGLAVCVLLIMNALNIGAIVLRLFSEFVHIINMTETPVIFILASITTVLVYILNSRLYVLARVSKFVLPYIFVSVAITLLLSYRAMDLNNLKPVLHSRPADLLSGIVTSFTIPYSEIVLCAPMFGVLDRKANTFHVFLKGILFAFIILFTAYLRNTLVLGYAASTYNFPSYEAVSVIQLGDFFTRIEVLIGINLLLAGFVKSGVLLFTSCEGLAKVFGYKDYGPLVAPVSLLILTASVLVSKDTVEMYRWIEDLPIYSMPFQVLLPILVLIVGKIRRKFKKPAKQGVEPAAAAPRKT; encoded by the coding sequence ATGAATAAGACCGATATTTCCGCAAAGCAGATGGAGGCGACCGTGGCGCTCTATCTGGTTGGCAGTTCGCTCGTCTCCGGCGGCTCTACCCGCGCGCAACAGGACACGTGGTTCTGCATGCTGGCGGCGATCATCCTGATCATCCCGCTGGCCTGGGTCCATTCCCGGATCTTGCAGCTTTACCCCGGACAGGACTACTTTCAGAATATATTCCTCGCGTTGGGCCGGCCGGCCGGTCTGGCCGTCTGCGTGCTGCTGATCATGAACGCTTTGAATATAGGCGCGATCGTCCTGCGCCTTTTTTCCGAATTTGTTCACATCATCAACATGACGGAAACGCCAGTCATCTTCATTTTGGCCAGCATCACGACGGTCCTTGTCTATATCCTGAACAGCCGCCTCTACGTGCTGGCGCGGGTCAGCAAGTTTGTGCTTCCGTATATATTTGTGTCCGTCGCGATCACGCTTCTGCTCTCCTATCGCGCCATGGATCTGAACAATCTGAAGCCGGTCCTTCACAGCAGGCCGGCGGATCTGCTGAGCGGCATCGTGACCTCTTTCACCATTCCATACAGTGAAATTGTTCTCTGCGCTCCCATGTTCGGCGTGCTGGACAGGAAGGCCAATACTTTCCACGTCTTTTTAAAGGGAATCCTTTTCGCCTTTATCATTTTGTTTACCGCATACCTGCGAAACACGCTGGTGCTCGGCTATGCCGCGAGCACCTACAATTTCCCGTCATACGAGGCAGTCAGCGTGATACAGCTGGGCGATTTTTTTACACGCATCGAGGTCCTGATCGGGATCAACCTTCTGCTGGCGGGTTTTGTCAAATCCGGCGTCCTGCTGTTTACAAGCTGCGAGGGCCTGGCCAAAGTGTTCGGATACAAAGATTACGGGCCGCTGGTGGCGCCGGTCAGCCTTCTGATCCTGACCGCTTCCGTGCTGGTCAGCAAGGATACGGTCGAGATGTACAGGTGGATAGAGGATCTTCCGATTTATTCCATGCCGTTTCAGGTGCTTCTTCCAATCCTTGTCCTGATTGTCGGGAAAATCCGCAGAAAGTTCAAAAAGCCGGCGAAACAGGGGGTGGAGCCCGCTGCCGCGGCGCCTCGGAAAACCTAA
- a CDS encoding Ger(x)C family spore germination protein encodes MKKAIRLSLILLESALILILFSGCWNYHELETYSVVAGMAIDKGQNGYQYHVTFECMKMTGGGQGAQIEPLLIEEDGNTIFEAVRSTLRESDKKLYFNHCHIVILSSDIAKEGLKSVTDWIQRDAEPRLTMDVLVSKEKTAGEILRVKPQTGELLSYQIDNTLAESASYYGSSAGVQLYQMTDTLNAEGISLVLPAIEKKKSEDEETVQLAGGAVFKGDRMTGWLAAEPVKYVALVRGNLKGGLIQTGPTPGSTQFTLEILESETKVKPVVSGESVTVNIDIKMRTAFGEQDSEKDLLAQLGISKVENYADQTIQYETARVVKDVQRSFNSDIFGFGNTIYQNQPNEWEKISSKWDDIFKTLKVKVTAEVKIENTALNMTKDGI; translated from the coding sequence ATGAAGAAAGCGATCAGGCTGTCTTTGATCCTGCTGGAATCCGCCCTGATTCTGATCCTCTTTTCCGGATGCTGGAATTATCACGAGCTGGAGACTTACTCCGTTGTCGCCGGAATGGCGATCGACAAAGGTCAAAACGGGTATCAGTATCATGTGACCTTTGAGTGCATGAAGATGACCGGCGGGGGTCAGGGGGCCCAGATAGAACCGCTTTTAATCGAGGAGGACGGAAACACGATTTTTGAAGCGGTCCGCAGCACCCTGCGCGAATCGGATAAAAAGCTGTATTTCAATCACTGCCACATCGTTATTCTGAGCAGCGACATCGCCAAAGAAGGGCTCAAGTCCGTGACCGACTGGATCCAAAGGGACGCGGAGCCCAGGCTTACCATGGACGTGCTGGTTTCCAAGGAAAAAACGGCGGGAGAGATCCTGCGCGTCAAGCCGCAGACGGGAGAGCTCCTTTCTTACCAAATCGACAACACCCTGGCCGAAAGCGCGAGTTATTACGGCAGCTCTGCCGGTGTTCAGCTCTATCAGATGACGGATACGCTGAATGCCGAAGGAATCTCGCTGGTCCTGCCCGCCATAGAAAAGAAAAAGTCGGAGGACGAAGAGACGGTCCAGCTTGCCGGGGGCGCCGTGTTCAAGGGGGACCGGATGACCGGCTGGCTCGCCGCCGAGCCGGTGAAATACGTTGCCCTGGTCAGGGGAAACCTCAAGGGAGGCCTGATCCAGACCGGACCGACGCCGGGTTCCACGCAGTTCACCCTGGAAATCCTCGAGAGCGAGACAAAGGTGAAACCGGTTGTTTCGGGAGAGTCGGTGACGGTCAATATCGATATCAAGATGAGAACCGCTTTCGGAGAACAGGACAGCGAGAAAGACCTGCTGGCCCAGCTTGGCATCAGCAAGGTGGAAAATTACGCCGACCAGACCATTCAATATGAAACCGCCCGCGTAGTCAAGGATGTGCAGCGGAGCTTTAACAGCGACATCTTCGGCTTTGGGAACACCATTTATCAGAATCAGCCGAATGAATGGGAGAAGATCAGCTCCAAGTGGGACGACATTTTCAAAACGCTGAAAGTGAAAGTCACCGCCGAGGTCAAGATTGAAAATACAGCTCTGAATATGACAAAGGACGGGATCTGA
- a CDS encoding spore germination protein, translating to MSTSDSFAGAKLPADQLEQNIRYLRDLFTGDDTLVFRELENDRGEQTIRFCLVYADGMVNGRLINQDVIHPLLEFVFQPDEGASLIDTVRLQALFSNDVKKTDAVEELIQAIVYGDTVLLAEGCPQALILNTKGFVIRSIAEPESERVIRGPREGFNESILTNLSMLRRKIRTQDLKFKFMTFGRRTKTKACICYLDSVVNRSVLTELERRLEKIDIDGTLDTNYITEIIKDASYSAVKTVGSTERPDIVASKLLEGRVALFLDGTPVVLTVPYLFIEHFQADEDYYVNYIFASIDRILRVLAFILSVCLPADYVAMVTFHQEMLPTPLLMSIFTSRQSVPFPTALEVILMLVVFEMLRESGARMPGIMGQTLSIVGALVIGQAAVDAKIVSAPVVIVVALTGICGLMISRLKGYVIIHRFFLLACACFLGLYGLLLGLLVLLTGLFAMTSFGVPIMPDVYAKGMQNYKDVYVRAPWWTMIKRPKFLSGNKVRQSGGGEKPQ from the coding sequence ATGAGCACCTCTGACAGCTTTGCGGGGGCCAAGCTCCCGGCGGACCAGCTTGAGCAGAATATCCGCTATCTCCGCGACCTGTTTACCGGCGATGACACGCTGGTTTTCAGAGAATTGGAAAATGACAGAGGCGAACAGACGATACGGTTCTGCCTCGTTTACGCGGACGGCATGGTGAACGGCCGGCTGATCAATCAGGACGTCATTCACCCGCTGCTCGAATTTGTTTTTCAACCGGACGAGGGAGCCTCCCTCATCGACACCGTCCGGCTGCAGGCCTTGTTCTCGAACGACGTGAAAAAGACGGACGCGGTGGAGGAACTGATTCAGGCGATCGTGTACGGCGACACGGTCCTGCTTGCAGAGGGCTGCCCCCAGGCGCTGATCCTCAACACGAAGGGCTTCGTGATACGGTCCATCGCGGAGCCGGAAAGCGAGCGCGTCATCCGCGGCCCGCGGGAGGGATTCAACGAGTCGATCCTGACCAACCTTTCCATGCTGAGGCGGAAGATCAGGACGCAGGACCTGAAGTTCAAATTCATGACGTTTGGAAGGAGAACGAAAACAAAGGCTTGCATCTGCTACCTGGACAGCGTCGTGAACCGCAGCGTCCTGACGGAACTGGAACGGCGCCTGGAAAAAATCGATATCGACGGGACGCTGGACACCAATTACATTACGGAAATCATCAAGGACGCATCTTACTCGGCGGTGAAAACCGTAGGCAGCACGGAGCGCCCGGATATTGTCGCTTCCAAGCTGCTGGAGGGCCGCGTCGCGCTGTTTCTGGACGGCACGCCGGTGGTTCTGACAGTGCCGTATCTGTTTATCGAACATTTCCAGGCCGATGAGGATTACTATGTAAATTATATCTTTGCCTCCATTGACCGGATTCTGCGGGTTTTGGCTTTTATTCTTTCCGTGTGCCTGCCGGCGGATTATGTCGCGATGGTTACATTTCACCAGGAAATGCTGCCTACGCCGCTCCTGATGAGCATTTTCACCTCGCGGCAGAGCGTGCCGTTCCCCACGGCGCTGGAAGTGATTTTAATGCTGGTGGTCTTTGAGATGCTGCGCGAATCCGGCGCGCGCATGCCCGGCATTATGGGCCAGACGCTCAGCATTGTCGGTGCCCTGGTTATCGGGCAGGCGGCGGTCGACGCGAAGATCGTCAGCGCGCCCGTCGTCATTGTCGTGGCTCTGACGGGAATCTGCGGATTGATGATCTCACGGCTGAAAGGGTATGTAATCATACATCGCTTTTTCCTGCTGGCATGCGCCTGTTTTCTGGGCCTTTACGGTCTGCTGCTCGGACTTCTGGTATTGCTGACGGGACTCTTTGCCATGACCTCATTCGGCGTCCCGATCATGCCGGACGTTTATGCCAAGGGAATGCAGAACTATAAGGATGTTTATGTGAGGGCGCCTTGGTGGACGATGATCAAAAGACCAAAATTCCTGTCCGGCAACAAAGTCAGACAGTCCGGCGGAGGCGAGAAACCCCAATGA
- the galE gene encoding UDP-glucose 4-epimerase GalE, whose amino-acid sequence MNILITGGAGYIGSHTCVELLQSGFDIVVMDNYSNASPDVIGKIEALTGKKFPAYECDMLDEEGFEKIFQENDIDAVIHFAGLKAVGESVAKPLEYYRNNLTGTLNLFRLMRRHGVKKFVFSSSATVYGMNNQAPFTEEMPLSATNPYGWTKYMIEQITRDACRADPDMKSALLRYFNPIGAHPSGLIGENPNGIPNNLMPYIMKVAVGKLPKLHVYGSDYPTPDGTGVRDYIHVCDLAAGHAKALQALNSISGARAFNLGTGKGSSVLDVVHAFEEASGVKIPYQIDPRRAGDIATCYADPSRAKEELHWEAKFTLSDMCRDSWNFIRKNS is encoded by the coding sequence ATGAATATTCTGATTACCGGCGGCGCCGGATACATCGGCTCGCACACCTGCGTCGAACTGCTCCAAAGCGGCTTCGACATCGTCGTGATGGACAATTACAGCAACGCCTCCCCGGACGTGATCGGAAAAATCGAGGCGCTGACCGGAAAAAAATTCCCCGCCTACGAGTGCGACATGCTCGACGAGGAAGGCTTCGAGAAGATCTTTCAGGAAAACGACATCGACGCGGTCATCCACTTCGCGGGCCTCAAGGCCGTCGGGGAATCGGTGGCGAAGCCTCTGGAGTACTACCGCAACAACCTGACCGGCACCCTGAACCTGTTCCGGCTGATGCGGCGGCACGGCGTCAAAAAATTCGTGTTTAGCTCCTCCGCCACGGTCTACGGCATGAACAATCAGGCTCCGTTTACGGAGGAGATGCCCCTCTCCGCGACAAACCCTTACGGCTGGACAAAATACATGATCGAGCAGATCACGCGCGACGCCTGTCGCGCCGACCCGGACATGAAATCCGCCCTGCTGCGCTATTTCAACCCGATCGGCGCGCATCCGAGCGGGCTGATCGGAGAAAACCCGAACGGAATTCCGAACAACCTGATGCCCTACATCATGAAGGTCGCCGTCGGCAAGCTGCCGAAGCTCCATGTCTACGGCAGCGACTACCCCACTCCGGACGGCACCGGCGTGCGCGACTACATCCATGTCTGCGACCTGGCAGCGGGCCATGCAAAAGCCCTGCAAGCGCTCAATTCGATCTCCGGCGCGCGCGCGTTCAACCTCGGCACCGGAAAGGGCAGCTCCGTCCTCGATGTGGTGCACGCCTTCGAGGAAGCGAGCGGCGTGAAGATTCCGTACCAGATCGACCCGCGCCGTGCGGGCGATATCGCGACCTGCTACGCCGACCCCTCCCGCGCGAAAGAGGAGCTGCACTGGGAAGCAAAATTCACGCTTTCCGACATGTGCCGCGACAGCTGGAACTTCATCCGGAAAAATTCGTAA
- a CDS encoding DUF2087 domain-containing protein — MDESTLTPEQKQEEKIIRSFFSSTAPLKLKTLPSKQQKLQVVLKRVAEAFESGKTYSEQEVKELLAGIYADHATLRRSLIDFGYLKRTSNGASYWREAAE; from the coding sequence ATGGACGAATCAACTCTCACCCCCGAACAGAAGCAGGAAGAAAAAATCATCCGAAGCTTTTTTTCTTCCACGGCCCCGCTCAAGCTGAAAACGCTGCCGTCCAAGCAGCAAAAGCTGCAGGTCGTCCTGAAAAGGGTCGCGGAGGCGTTCGAGTCGGGAAAAACCTATTCCGAGCAGGAGGTCAAAGAACTGCTCGCCGGCATCTACGCGGATCACGCGACGCTGAGACGGTCCCTGATCGATTTCGGTTACTTAAAACGCACCAGCAACGGGGCCTCCTACTGGCGGGAAGCCGCCGAATGA
- a CDS encoding aminomethyltransferase beta-barrel domain-containing protein yields the protein MDSTVSWPGQAAAFYDGNTVLGGGTILTKEP from the coding sequence TTGGATTCGACTGTGTCGTGGCCGGGACAGGCCGCCGCCTTTTACGACGGGAACACGGTGCTGGGCGGCGGAACAATCCTGACGAAAGAGCCGTAA
- a CDS encoding CpXC domain-containing protein, which yields MSTQMTEEISCPQCGAAVKTELWPGVDAARNPELKARVLNETMFDWRCPECGYAARFLYPFLYHDPDRNFMVYLSPNGGGCGEIDLKTEFPQLTGVAKRLVTTPETLKEKVLIFEAGLDDRAVELVKFALSGVLNQKHGKKTAAGYFCYADERGNEIGFSFLLEGEAEPVRRHTRMEAYRKSLEIVESAGPDRMDGFFPVDSMTAQKILDGYRESESC from the coding sequence ATGTCGACGCAAATGACTGAGGAAATCAGCTGCCCACAGTGCGGCGCGGCCGTGAAAACAGAGCTGTGGCCGGGGGTCGATGCCGCCCGGAATCCGGAGCTGAAGGCGCGTGTGCTGAATGAAACCATGTTTGACTGGCGCTGCCCAGAATGCGGTTACGCAGCCCGGTTTTTATATCCATTTCTGTATCATGACCCGGACCGGAACTTCATGGTGTACCTTTCGCCGAACGGCGGCGGCTGCGGCGAAATCGATCTTAAAACGGAGTTTCCCCAGCTGACCGGCGTCGCCAAACGCCTGGTCACCACGCCGGAAACCCTGAAGGAAAAGGTCCTGATCTTTGAAGCCGGGCTGGACGACAGGGCGGTGGAACTGGTCAAATTCGCCCTCTCCGGCGTTCTGAACCAAAAGCACGGAAAGAAGACGGCGGCGGGCTATTTCTGCTATGCCGACGAACGCGGAAATGAGATCGGTTTTTCTTTTCTGCTGGAGGGCGAGGCCGAGCCCGTGCGCAGGCACACGCGGATGGAAGCGTACCGCAAGTCGCTGGAAATCGTGGAAAGCGCCGGTCCCGACCGGATGGACGGCTTCTTCCCGGTGGACAGCATGACGGCGCAGAAGATACTGGACGGCTACCGCGAAAGTGAAAGCTGCTGA
- the asnB gene encoding asparagine synthase (glutamine-hydrolyzing) translates to MCGLCGFTGEVIDRDAVIKNMTDVITHRGPDSRGVYTDSDIAMGFRRLSIIDLKQGDQPIYNEDGTLVVMFNGEIYNYQQLREILAAKGHRFATNTDTEVLVHGFEEWQEDLLGKLRGMFAFAVWNKTDKSLFLARDFFGIKPMHYTQVGGSFVYGSEIKSILEFPGFEKKLNLNALNNYISFEYPVPPETFFEGVSCLMPAHYLWYRNGEVEIKRYWEPKFEPDETMTEEEAVDEIDQVFEDSVAAHRISDVEVGCFLSSGVDSSYVATYFTGQKTFTVGFGEDEKYNEISYAKELSEKIGVEHHYKTISPDEYWGNIRKVMYHMDQPLADASCIALYFVSKIASEYVKVVLSGEGSDELFGGYNIYHEPDDMAAYRRLPLGLRRALASLARKLPFSFKGKNFLIRGSKTIEETFIGNNSLFTMAEKRALLKEGVPATRPQKLTRPWYDRVRDQDDVTKMQYLDINVWMVGDILLKADRMSMANSLELRVPFLDRKVFAVASRIPRRLKVNPQNTKYALRKAAMRHLPEATAQKKKLGFPVPIRVWLREEKYSAIVRQAFTSETAEQFFNTDFLTSLLENHVQGKCDNSRKIWTVFMFLVWYDIYFNGASHEPGDLPIIK, encoded by the coding sequence ATGTGCGGACTGTGCGGATTTACAGGTGAAGTAATCGACCGCGACGCGGTCATTAAGAATATGACGGATGTCATCACACACCGGGGGCCGGACTCCCGCGGAGTTTATACCGACTCCGATATCGCGATGGGGTTCCGGCGGCTGAGCATCATCGATTTGAAACAGGGCGACCAGCCGATTTACAACGAGGACGGCACGCTGGTTGTGATGTTTAACGGCGAGATCTACAATTATCAGCAGCTGCGGGAAATTCTCGCGGCAAAGGGACACCGTTTCGCGACCAACACCGACACCGAGGTGCTGGTCCACGGATTCGAAGAATGGCAGGAGGACCTGCTGGGCAAGCTGCGCGGCATGTTCGCGTTCGCCGTCTGGAACAAAACGGACAAAAGCCTGTTCCTGGCGCGCGATTTTTTCGGAATCAAACCGATGCACTATACGCAGGTGGGCGGCAGCTTCGTCTACGGCTCCGAAATCAAAAGCATTCTGGAGTTCCCCGGCTTTGAAAAGAAGCTGAATCTGAATGCGCTGAACAACTATATTTCCTTCGAGTACCCGGTCCCTCCGGAAACCTTCTTTGAGGGCGTTTCCTGCCTGATGCCGGCCCACTACCTGTGGTACCGGAACGGCGAGGTGGAGATCAAGCGCTACTGGGAGCCGAAGTTTGAACCGGACGAAACGATGACGGAGGAAGAAGCCGTCGACGAGATCGACCAGGTCTTCGAGGACTCCGTCGCGGCGCACCGCATCAGCGACGTGGAAGTCGGCTGCTTTTTATCCAGCGGCGTAGATTCCAGCTATGTCGCCACTTATTTCACCGGGCAGAAGACCTTTACGGTCGGGTTCGGCGAGGACGAAAAGTACAACGAGATCAGCTACGCAAAAGAGCTTTCCGAAAAGATCGGCGTCGAGCATCACTACAAGACGATCTCACCGGACGAATACTGGGGAAACATCCGCAAGGTGATGTACCACATGGACCAGCCGCTTGCGGACGCCTCCTGCATCGCCCTTTATTTTGTCTCGAAAATCGCGAGTGAATACGTCAAGGTCGTGCTTTCCGGAGAAGGCTCGGACGAGCTGTTCGGCGGCTACAATATCTACCATGAACCGGACGACATGGCGGCCTACCGCCGTCTGCCGCTGGGACTTCGCAGGGCTCTCGCCTCCCTTGCAAGGAAACTTCCGTTTTCGTTCAAGGGCAAGAACTTTCTCATCCGCGGCTCCAAAACCATCGAGGAAACCTTTATCGGCAACAACAGCCTCTTCACCATGGCGGAAAAGCGGGCTCTTCTGAAAGAGGGCGTTCCGGCGACCCGGCCGCAGAAGCTGACGCGCCCCTGGTACGACCGCGTGCGGGATCAGGACGACGTGACGAAAATGCAGTATCTGGACATCAACGTCTGGATGGTCGGGGACATCCTCCTGAAAGCCGACCGAATGAGCATGGCGAATTCCCTCGAGCTGCGCGTCCCGTTCCTGGACCGCAAGGTTTTCGCCGTCGCCTCGCGCATTCCGCGCAGGTTGAAAGTAAATCCGCAGAACACCAAATACGCGCTGCGCAAGGCGGCGATGCGGCATCTGCCGGAGGCGACGGCCCAAAAGAAAAAGCTGGGCTTCCCCGTTCCGATCCGCGTCTGGCTGCGCGAGGAAAAATACAGCGCGATCGTCCGCCAGGCGTTCACCTCCGAAACCGCGGAACAGTTTTTCAACACCGATTTTCTCACCTCCCTGTTGGAGAACCACGTGCAGGGCAAATGCGACAACAGCCGCAAGATCTGGACGGTATTCATGTTTCTTGTCTGGTACGACATCTATTTCAACGGCGCTTCCCACGAGCCGGGCGACCTGCCGATCATAAAATAG